Proteins from a genomic interval of Brachybacterium vulturis:
- a CDS encoding ribonuclease J: protein MPAVHSQRLSPPPPLPEGTLRIVPLGGLGDVGRNMTVLEFAGRLLIVDCGVLFPEDTQPGVDLILPDVGHIADRLDDVDAIVLTHGHEDHIGAVPYLLRKRPDIPLVGSRLTLALLEAKLREHRIRPVTLTVTEGQQQGLGPFDCEFVAVNHSIPDALAVHVTTPAGTVLHTGDFKMDQLPLDGRITDLRAFARLGEAGVDLFMTDSTNAEVPGFTVGEQEIGPTLDALFARAGQKIVVASFSSHVHRVQQVLDAAAAHGRKVAFVGRSMVRNMGIAAELGYLDIPEHTVIDVKQIDSLPAEQVVLMCTGSQGEPMAALGRIAQGDHRVSVGPGDVVILASSLIPGNENAVFRVVNGLLALGAEVVHKGNAKVHTSGHASAGELLYCYNIVRPRNVMPIHGEIRHLVANGKLAEATGVPRERIVLARDGHVVDLKDGIARTVGQVPSGYVYVDGSSVGELSEADLRDRRILGDEGFISLFAVVDSETGALVAGPEIHARGVAEDMRVFETIRPEIIAALEQAVADQAYRRDTQQLQQVMRRVVGRYVGRRLRRRPMIIPLVIES from the coding sequence ATGCCCGCCGTCCACTCCCAGCGACTCTCGCCACCACCGCCGCTGCCGGAGGGCACGCTGCGCATCGTCCCCCTCGGCGGGCTCGGTGACGTCGGCCGCAACATGACCGTGCTCGAGTTCGCGGGACGGCTGCTCATCGTCGACTGCGGAGTGCTGTTCCCCGAGGACACCCAGCCCGGGGTGGACCTGATCCTGCCCGACGTCGGCCACATCGCCGACCGGCTCGACGACGTCGACGCCATCGTGCTCACCCACGGCCACGAGGACCACATCGGCGCGGTGCCGTACCTGCTGCGGAAGAGACCGGACATCCCGCTGGTGGGCAGCCGGCTCACGCTCGCCCTCCTCGAGGCGAAGCTCAGGGAGCACCGCATCCGGCCCGTCACCCTCACAGTGACCGAAGGGCAGCAGCAGGGTCTCGGCCCCTTCGACTGCGAGTTCGTCGCGGTCAACCACTCCATCCCCGACGCCCTCGCGGTGCACGTGACCACCCCGGCGGGCACCGTGCTGCACACCGGCGACTTCAAGATGGACCAGCTGCCGCTGGACGGCCGGATCACGGACCTGCGCGCCTTCGCCCGTCTCGGCGAGGCCGGGGTCGACCTGTTCATGACCGACTCCACCAACGCCGAGGTCCCCGGCTTCACCGTCGGCGAGCAGGAGATCGGTCCCACCCTGGACGCACTCTTCGCCCGGGCCGGGCAGAAGATCGTCGTCGCCTCCTTCTCCAGCCATGTCCACCGCGTCCAGCAGGTGCTGGACGCCGCCGCCGCGCACGGACGGAAGGTCGCCTTCGTCGGCCGCTCGATGGTGCGCAACATGGGCATCGCCGCAGAGCTGGGGTACCTCGACATCCCCGAGCACACCGTGATCGACGTCAAGCAGATCGACAGCCTGCCCGCGGAGCAGGTGGTGCTGATGTGCACCGGGAGCCAGGGCGAGCCGATGGCGGCGCTGGGCCGGATCGCGCAGGGCGACCACCGGGTCAGCGTGGGCCCGGGAGACGTCGTCATCCTCGCCTCCTCCCTCATCCCCGGCAACGAGAACGCCGTGTTCCGGGTGGTCAACGGACTGCTGGCGCTCGGCGCCGAGGTGGTCCACAAGGGCAATGCGAAGGTCCACACCTCGGGCCACGCGAGCGCAGGCGAACTGCTGTACTGCTACAACATCGTGCGGCCGAGGAACGTGATGCCGATCCACGGCGAGATCCGCCACCTCGTCGCCAACGGGAAGCTCGCCGAGGCCACCGGAGTGCCGCGCGAGCGGATCGTGCTCGCGAGGGACGGCCATGTGGTCGATCTGAAGGACGGGATCGCGCGGACCGTCGGCCAGGTGCCGAGCGGCTACGTGTACGTCGACGGCTCGAGCGTCGGAGAGCTCTCCGAGGCCGACCTGAGGGACCGCCGGATCCTGGGGGACGAGGGCTTCATCTCCCTGTTCGCCGTGGTCGACTCCGAGACCGGGGCGCTCGTCGCCGGCCCCGAGATCCACGCCCGCGGCGTGGCGGAGGACATGCGGGTCTTCGAGACGATCCGCCCCGAGATCATCGCGGCGCTCGAGCAGGCCGTCGCGGATCAGGCATACCGCCGCGACACCCAGCAGCTGCAGCAGGTCATGCGCCGGGTGGTGGGGCGCTACGTCGGTCGGCGCCTGCGCCGCCGACCGATGATCATCCCCCTCGTCATCGAGTCCTGA
- a CDS encoding AzlD domain-containing protein, with product MSLLWIAVIAASVLSFAQKWIGYQAPPDVLERPRVSRITTLLPIALLGALVATQTATSGSEIVLDARLAGLAAAVVLLVLRAPFLVVVVGAAVVAAGLRALGWA from the coding sequence ATGAGCCTGCTGTGGATCGCGGTGATCGCCGCCTCGGTGCTGTCCTTCGCCCAGAAGTGGATCGGCTACCAGGCCCCACCGGATGTGCTCGAACGGCCCCGGGTCTCCCGGATCACGACTCTGCTCCCGATCGCTCTGCTGGGCGCCCTGGTCGCGACCCAGACGGCGACCAGCGGCAGCGAGATCGTGCTCGATGCGCGCCTGGCGGGGCTCGCGGCGGCGGTGGTGCTGCTCGTACTGCGCGCCCCGTTCCTGGTCGTCGTGGTCGGGGCCGCAGTGGTCGCGGCGGGGCTGCGGGCACTAGGCTGGGCCTGA
- a CDS encoding FtsK/SpoIIIE family DNA translocase gives MATRTSSPARASKGSSRTSAAGTSRTSGSAANDPSTLPLPVRAVRSGYLAIARMVGGMVRSIGVQRWEVAPEQRRDGYALFLLLIATLVAVVEWWQSAGPVFGAVHTVVAGTFGISSMVIPLLAAGWSLRMFRRPDQVRANSRIAIGIAILLTALSAIASVSARLPAPADGIDALARGGGVLGYLAAAPLQALVPPVAVIVLHSVLIAFGVLVLTATPVESIPSRLRGVYEEMVGRSEEEDEERIAFGLRPRRVDPAVHEQSTEAQPTGRPRRRTRKEKAEAAERDHESFGYVGDEAFEQGVDEDAAATATAKRKRRRSAPRRSAATDSEDVVDGVQDENHRAKTFPAQGAAGASHATTPMPTPGKGAGRTAAVPATTTAQKPAAQEKPELVPPPMGDLPRAGEQLELAGDVVYTLPESSFLLEGPPHKTRSEVNDQVVAALGEVFEQFSVNAEVVGFSRGPTVTRYEVELHPGTKVEKVTALDKNISYAVASADVRILSPIPGKKAIGIEIPNTDRETVVLGDVLRSSVARRNEHPLVMGVGKDVEGGYVVANLAKMPHLLVAGATGAGKSSFVNSMITSILMRATPEEVRMVLVDPKRVELTIYEGIPHLITPIITNPKKAAEALEWVVKEMDARYDDLATFGFKHLDDFNKAVRAGEIQVPAGSERRLAPYPYLLVVVDELADLMMVAPRDVEASIQRITQLARAAGIHLILATQRPSVDVVTGIIKANVPSRLAFATSSLQDSRVILDSVGAEKLIGQGDALFHPMGKAKPMRVQGAWVNESEIHKVVDHVKTQMKPNYREDVQVVAAKKQIDDDIGDDLDVLLQATELVVTTQFGSTSMLQRKLRVGFAKAGRLMDLLESREIVGPSEGSKARDVLIHPDELGTAIARIRGEDVPSEDTGEEPYGADQAVDLTPGTPVGTEGAGEPHDRYGEDPLAEDDSEPDTDYYDDDSGEDGEDAWSLTGR, from the coding sequence ATGGCGACACGTACGTCTTCCCCCGCACGTGCGTCGAAAGGCTCCTCGCGGACCTCTGCTGCCGGCACCTCGCGCACCAGCGGCTCCGCGGCGAACGACCCCTCGACGCTCCCCCTGCCGGTGCGCGCAGTGCGCTCCGGCTATCTGGCGATCGCCCGGATGGTCGGTGGCATGGTCCGCTCGATCGGCGTGCAGCGCTGGGAGGTGGCGCCCGAGCAGCGGCGCGACGGCTACGCACTGTTCCTGCTGCTGATCGCGACGCTGGTCGCCGTCGTCGAGTGGTGGCAGTCGGCCGGCCCCGTGTTCGGGGCGGTCCACACCGTGGTGGCCGGCACCTTCGGCATCTCCTCGATGGTGATCCCGCTGCTGGCCGCCGGCTGGTCGCTGCGGATGTTCCGCCGTCCCGACCAGGTGCGCGCCAACTCCCGCATCGCGATCGGGATCGCGATCCTGCTCACCGCCCTCTCCGCCATCGCCTCGGTCTCCGCCCGGCTGCCCGCCCCGGCCGACGGCATCGATGCCCTGGCCCGCGGCGGCGGCGTGCTGGGCTACCTCGCCGCCGCGCCGCTTCAGGCGCTGGTGCCCCCGGTCGCCGTGATCGTCCTCCATTCGGTGCTGATCGCCTTCGGCGTCCTGGTGCTCACCGCCACCCCGGTCGAGTCCATCCCGTCGCGCCTGCGCGGCGTGTACGAGGAGATGGTGGGCCGCAGCGAGGAGGAGGACGAGGAGCGCATCGCCTTCGGCCTGCGTCCGCGCCGGGTGGATCCCGCCGTCCACGAGCAGTCCACCGAGGCGCAGCCGACGGGCCGCCCCCGTCGCCGCACCCGGAAGGAGAAGGCCGAGGCCGCCGAGCGCGACCACGAGAGCTTCGGCTACGTCGGCGACGAGGCCTTCGAGCAGGGCGTGGACGAGGACGCCGCGGCCACCGCGACCGCGAAGCGCAAGCGCCGCCGCTCCGCGCCCCGCCGCAGCGCCGCCACGGACTCCGAGGACGTCGTCGACGGCGTCCAGGACGAGAACCATCGCGCGAAGACGTTCCCCGCCCAGGGCGCTGCGGGCGCGTCCCATGCCACCACGCCGATGCCCACCCCGGGCAAGGGCGCGGGGCGGACCGCGGCGGTGCCCGCCACGACGACCGCGCAGAAGCCGGCGGCGCAGGAGAAGCCCGAGCTGGTCCCACCGCCGATGGGCGACCTCCCGCGCGCCGGGGAGCAGCTCGAGCTCGCCGGCGATGTCGTCTACACCCTGCCGGAGTCCTCCTTCCTGCTGGAGGGACCGCCGCACAAGACCCGCTCCGAGGTCAACGACCAGGTCGTCGCCGCGCTCGGCGAGGTCTTCGAGCAGTTCAGCGTCAACGCCGAGGTGGTCGGCTTCTCCCGCGGGCCGACGGTCACGCGCTACGAGGTCGAGCTCCACCCCGGCACCAAGGTCGAGAAGGTCACGGCCCTGGACAAGAACATCTCCTACGCCGTCGCCAGCGCTGACGTGCGCATCCTCTCGCCGATCCCCGGCAAGAAGGCCATCGGCATCGAGATCCCCAACACCGACCGCGAGACCGTGGTCCTCGGCGATGTGCTGCGCAGCTCGGTGGCCCGCCGCAACGAGCACCCCCTGGTGATGGGCGTGGGCAAGGACGTCGAGGGCGGCTACGTGGTCGCGAACCTCGCCAAGATGCCGCACCTGCTGGTCGCGGGCGCCACCGGCGCCGGCAAGTCCAGCTTCGTGAACTCGATGATCACCTCGATCCTGATGCGCGCCACCCCCGAGGAGGTGCGCATGGTGCTGGTGGACCCCAAGCGTGTCGAGCTGACGATCTACGAGGGCATCCCGCACCTGATCACCCCGATCATCACCAACCCGAAGAAGGCCGCCGAGGCCCTCGAATGGGTGGTGAAGGAGATGGACGCCCGCTACGACGACCTCGCCACCTTCGGGTTCAAGCATCTCGACGACTTCAACAAGGCCGTCCGCGCCGGGGAGATCCAGGTGCCCGCGGGCAGCGAGCGCAGGCTGGCCCCGTACCCCTACCTGCTGGTCGTGGTCGACGAGCTCGCGGACCTGATGATGGTCGCCCCGCGCGATGTCGAGGCGTCGATCCAGCGGATCACCCAGCTGGCGCGCGCGGCCGGGATCCATCTGATCCTCGCCACCCAGCGCCCGTCGGTCGACGTCGTCACCGGCATCATCAAGGCCAACGTGCCCAGCCGGCTGGCCTTCGCGACCTCCTCGCTGCAGGACTCGCGCGTCATCCTCGACTCCGTCGGCGCGGAGAAGCTCATCGGTCAGGGCGATGCCCTGTTCCATCCGATGGGCAAGGCCAAGCCGATGCGCGTCCAGGGCGCCTGGGTCAACGAGTCGGAGATCCACAAGGTCGTCGACCACGTCAAGACCCAGATGAAGCCGAACTACCGCGAGGACGTCCAGGTCGTCGCCGCCAAGAAGCAGATCGACGATGACATCGGCGACGATCTCGACGTGCTGCTGCAGGCGACCGAGCTGGTGGTGACCACGCAGTTCGGCTCCACCTCGATGCTGCAGCGCAAGCTGCGGGTGGGCTTCGCGAAGGCGGGCCGCCTGATGGACCTGCTGGAGTCGCGCGAGATCGTCGGCCCCTCCGAGGGGTCCAAGGCCCGCGACGTGCTCATCCATCCCGACGAGCTCGGCACCGCCATCGCCCGCATCCGCGGCGAGGACGTGCCGTCCGAGGACACCGGGGAGGAGCCCTACGGCGCGGACCAGGCCGTCGATCTCACCCCGGGCACCCCGGTCGGGACCGAGGGGGCGGGAGAGCCCCACGACCGCTACGGCGAGGACCCGCTGGCCGAGGACGACTCGGAGCCGGACACCGACTACTACGACGACGACTCCGGCGAGGACGGTGAGGACGCCTGGAGCCTCACCGGGCGCTGA
- the dapB gene encoding 4-hydroxy-tetrahydrodipicolinate reductase: protein MTQSPSRPTRVAVLGASGRMGAAACAAVEEAEDLELVARIGRGDPLDAVAAAGAEVAIDLTVPSATGENVHWLVEHGIHAVVGTTGWTEESLGELRARLEGTDGVGVLIAPNFAIGAVLAMRFAEIAARYYESAEIIEMHHPNKLDAPSGTATHTAAAIARGRAAAGLGPVPDATEKDPAGARGAVVDGIHVHAVRQRGLVAHEVVQFGGVGEQFTLRHDSFDRISFMPGVLLGVREVAAHPGLTVGLDGFMDLG from the coding sequence ATGACCCAGTCGCCGTCCCGCCCCACCCGCGTCGCCGTGCTCGGCGCCTCCGGCCGCATGGGGGCGGCCGCCTGCGCCGCCGTCGAGGAGGCGGAGGATCTCGAGCTGGTGGCCCGCATCGGCCGCGGCGATCCTCTCGACGCCGTGGCCGCGGCCGGCGCCGAGGTCGCGATCGACCTCACCGTCCCGTCCGCGACCGGCGAGAACGTGCACTGGCTGGTCGAGCACGGCATCCACGCCGTGGTCGGCACCACCGGCTGGACCGAGGAGTCCCTCGGCGAGCTCCGGGCCCGGCTCGAGGGCACCGACGGCGTCGGCGTGCTGATCGCCCCGAACTTCGCCATCGGTGCGGTGCTGGCCATGCGCTTCGCGGAGATCGCCGCCCGGTACTACGAGAGCGCCGAGATCATCGAGATGCACCACCCGAACAAGCTCGACGCCCCCTCCGGGACCGCGACCCACACCGCCGCCGCGATCGCCCGCGGCCGGGCCGCCGCGGGACTGGGCCCGGTGCCGGATGCGACCGAGAAGGACCCGGCCGGAGCCCGTGGCGCGGTCGTCGACGGCATCCACGTCCACGCCGTGCGCCAGCGCGGCCTGGTCGCCCACGAGGTCGTCCAGTTCGGCGGGGTGGGGGAGCAGTTCACGCTGCGCCACGACTCCTTCGACCGCATCAGCTTCATGCCCGGCGTGCTGCTGGGCGTGCGCGAGGTCGCCGCCCATCCGGGCCTCACCGTGGGCCTCGACGGCTTCATGGACCTCGGCTGA
- the dapA gene encoding 4-hydroxy-tetrahydrodipicolinate synthase, with amino-acid sequence MTSTDLRLARPFGAVGTAMVTPLTEDGHKVDLETAQQLAVHLVEHGHDMIVVSGTTGEAPTLTDVEKFELARAVRDAVGPEITVVAGVGTYDTAHSIDLAREHAKLGIDGLLVVTPYYSKPSQAGIISHTTAIADSTDLPVMLYDIPGRTGTPLAYETLLRLGENPRIRAVKDAKADLQQASRIMEQTDLVYYSGEDGLNLPWLSIGAVGIVSVVGQVAGDLERAMIDAVDRFDLAAAREAHHQLVPVVDAIMNHMPGAVAAKAALHLQGVLPHAAMRGPHVPADADQLRMLSAALDAAGLL; translated from the coding sequence ATGACCAGCACCGACCTGCGCCTCGCGCGGCCCTTCGGCGCGGTGGGGACCGCAATGGTCACCCCGCTCACCGAGGACGGCCACAAGGTGGACCTCGAGACCGCCCAGCAGCTCGCCGTCCACCTCGTCGAGCACGGCCACGACATGATCGTGGTCTCCGGCACCACCGGCGAGGCGCCCACCCTCACCGATGTGGAGAAGTTCGAGCTCGCGCGGGCGGTGCGCGACGCCGTCGGCCCCGAGATCACCGTGGTCGCCGGCGTGGGCACCTATGACACCGCCCACTCGATCGATCTCGCACGTGAGCACGCGAAGCTCGGCATCGACGGCCTGCTGGTCGTCACGCCGTACTACTCGAAGCCCAGCCAGGCCGGGATCATCTCGCACACCACCGCGATCGCCGACTCCACGGACCTGCCGGTCATGCTCTACGACATCCCGGGCCGCACCGGGACCCCGCTGGCCTACGAGACGCTCCTGCGCCTGGGGGAGAACCCGCGGATCCGCGCCGTCAAGGACGCCAAGGCGGACCTGCAGCAGGCCTCGCGGATCATGGAGCAGACCGACCTCGTCTACTACTCGGGTGAGGACGGGCTGAATCTCCCCTGGCTGTCGATCGGCGCAGTGGGGATCGTGTCCGTGGTGGGGCAGGTGGCCGGCGACCTCGAGAGAGCGATGATCGATGCTGTCGACCGCTTCGACCTGGCCGCCGCCCGCGAGGCCCATCACCAGCTGGTCCCGGTGGTCGACGCGATCATGAACCACATGCCCGGAGCCGTGGCCGCGAAGGCGGCGCTGCATCTGCAGGGCGTGCTGCCCCACGCCGCGATGCGCGGCCCCCACGTCCCGGCGGACGCCGACCAGCTGCGCATGCTCAGCGCCGCACTGGACGCCGCCGGCCTGCTCTGA
- a CDS encoding HAD family hydrolase: protein MTASSDPASRREHEHALPLHGAVLLLDMDGTLIDSGAAVERSWNRLFTELGADLEFGAEQHGKPARQVLAEVLPELGEDELTAAHHRVEALEIADVDEIVVLPGTARLLAELDAAAEQLGRPTWTIVTSCTAPLFEARWARTGLPVPAGLVTADQVTRGKPDPEPYLLGAERLGAEPAASIVIEDSIGGLRSGAAAGARTVAVTSTTPAGDLAPLADALVTSLDDLEVRVDGTELLLSRRGR, encoded by the coding sequence ATGACCGCCTCTTCGGATCCTGCCTCCCGCCGCGAGCACGAGCACGCACTGCCGCTGCACGGAGCAGTGCTGCTGCTGGACATGGACGGCACCCTGATCGACTCCGGCGCTGCCGTCGAGCGGTCCTGGAACCGACTGTTCACCGAGCTCGGCGCCGACCTCGAGTTCGGGGCCGAGCAGCACGGCAAGCCGGCCCGGCAGGTGCTCGCCGAGGTCCTCCCCGAGCTCGGTGAGGACGAGCTCACGGCGGCGCACCACCGGGTGGAGGCGCTCGAGATCGCCGACGTCGACGAGATCGTGGTGCTGCCGGGCACGGCGCGGCTGCTCGCCGAGCTCGATGCCGCCGCCGAGCAGCTGGGCCGACCCACCTGGACGATCGTCACCTCCTGCACGGCGCCGCTGTTCGAGGCCCGCTGGGCCCGGACCGGACTGCCGGTCCCCGCCGGTCTCGTCACGGCGGACCAGGTCACCCGGGGCAAGCCCGACCCGGAGCCCTATCTGCTGGGGGCCGAGAGGCTCGGTGCGGAGCCGGCCGCGAGCATCGTGATCGAGGACTCGATCGGCGGGCTGCGCTCCGGGGCGGCCGCCGGGGCCCGCACCGTCGCGGTGACCAGCACCACGCCGGCGGGGGACCTTGCTCCGCTCGCGGATGCGCTGGTCACCTCGCTGGACGATCTCGAGGTGCGGGTCGACGGCACCGAGCTGCTGCTCTCGCGCCGCGGACGCTGA
- the asnB gene encoding asparagine synthase (glutamine-hydrolyzing) — MCGIAGTYGFGADTEDIARRMSGALAHRGPDGEGLFVDDRTGLAHRRLAIIDREHGAQPMTTADGRYTIIYNGEAYNYLDLRAELEGLGHVFRTDSDTEVLLEAHAEWGTDAYDRFNGMFAFAIHDAHTGTVTVARDHFGIKPLYYWSDPDAADGPRVVFGSEIRSLLAARVFEAAPDDRAVYRYLKFRVQDDDSQTFFAGVHRLMAGEVLEIRADGTEVSSFTRLQDELREIAARPARPYDEQVVDEYRERFQESVRLRLQSEVPVGTSLSGGLDSSAVAAVIARQLREQPEDERYSAVGTRQNTFSAVFPNSSNDEERYVDALLEDYQSQIASHKITPQPAAFLEDVHDFVRTQEEPIISTGPYAQYAVMREASQHVTVLLDGQGADEMMAGYNPYFYVYLRQLRRQKRFKELASEIVGSRDILRKLARTKFSGRTSVPIEALLNSGFVAEHSGEKVSSVQDDLKERLLEDTFRSSLPSLLRYEDKNTMRFSIEGRVPFVDKELLKFLFSLDESAIIHDGWNKRILRESMDGILPDMISKRRNKIGFTTPEGEWFRSIAPQLREIFASPSFAARPYFDAASVLALFDDYIAHPENHGTLMFWRLLNVELWMRTFFDDADGAVRALGGSADADADGAPASAPAAAAAPEAETEAPKSDYVANPGKQLDLVSAADGHPWRRLPLQTELVARGDDIESLARQRIERFAADLPADAVPAGAPWYFVISEKIIAISQGRSWFTWEVRPRRSAKVLSRFVSRTPAGIGLGDPTTMELAIREVGLPRVLAASAAGAAGKVVGRRGLFYEVVGANVRAIDGPTPYSAFPSNVSAKLPPKDPDAVSARISAAIRAADIPASLRESFVGTVVMDANDIGRNVLGSDVATPHEHLEATFADNPLGQGRQRTPMAILVDLGIASQR; from the coding sequence ATGTGCGGAATCGCCGGTACCTATGGATTCGGTGCTGACACCGAGGACATCGCCCGCCGGATGAGCGGCGCGCTCGCCCATCGCGGTCCCGACGGTGAGGGCCTCTTCGTCGATGACCGGACCGGGCTGGCCCACCGCAGGCTCGCGATCATCGACCGCGAGCACGGCGCCCAGCCGATGACCACCGCGGACGGTCGGTACACGATCATCTACAACGGCGAGGCCTACAACTACCTCGACCTGCGCGCCGAGCTCGAGGGCCTCGGCCACGTCTTCCGCACCGACTCCGACACGGAGGTGCTGCTGGAGGCCCATGCGGAGTGGGGCACCGACGCCTACGACCGCTTCAACGGCATGTTCGCCTTCGCGATCCATGACGCGCACACCGGCACCGTGACCGTGGCCCGTGACCACTTCGGCATCAAGCCGCTCTACTACTGGAGCGACCCCGACGCCGCGGACGGTCCGCGCGTGGTGTTCGGCTCGGAGATCCGCTCGCTGCTGGCCGCGCGCGTGTTCGAGGCCGCGCCGGACGACCGCGCGGTCTACCGCTACCTGAAGTTCCGGGTCCAGGACGACGACTCGCAGACCTTCTTCGCGGGAGTGCACCGGCTGATGGCCGGCGAGGTGCTCGAGATCCGTGCCGACGGCACCGAGGTCTCCTCCTTCACCCGCCTGCAGGACGAGCTGCGCGAGATCGCCGCCCGCCCCGCCCGTCCCTACGACGAGCAGGTCGTGGACGAGTATCGCGAGCGGTTCCAGGAATCGGTGCGTCTGCGTCTGCAGTCCGAGGTGCCCGTGGGCACCTCGCTCTCCGGCGGCCTGGACTCCTCCGCGGTCGCCGCCGTGATCGCCCGTCAGCTGCGTGAGCAGCCCGAGGACGAGCGCTACAGCGCCGTCGGCACCCGCCAGAACACCTTCTCCGCGGTGTTCCCGAACTCCTCGAACGATGAGGAGCGCTACGTGGACGCGCTGCTGGAGGACTACCAGAGCCAGATCGCCTCCCACAAGATCACCCCGCAGCCCGCCGCCTTCCTCGAGGACGTGCACGACTTCGTGCGCACGCAGGAGGAGCCGATCATCTCCACCGGCCCGTACGCCCAGTACGCGGTGATGCGCGAGGCCAGCCAGCACGTCACCGTGCTGCTGGACGGCCAGGGCGCGGACGAGATGATGGCCGGGTACAACCCGTACTTCTACGTCTACCTGCGCCAGCTGCGTCGCCAGAAGCGGTTCAAGGAGCTCGCGAGCGAGATCGTCGGCTCCCGCGACATCCTGCGCAAGCTCGCCCGCACGAAGTTCTCCGGCCGCACCTCGGTGCCGATCGAGGCGCTGCTGAACTCCGGCTTCGTCGCCGAGCACAGCGGCGAGAAGGTCTCCTCCGTCCAGGACGACCTCAAGGAGCGGCTGCTCGAGGACACCTTCCGCTCCTCGCTGCCCTCCCTGCTCCGCTATGAGGACAAGAACACGATGCGCTTCAGCATCGAGGGGCGGGTCCCCTTCGTGGACAAGGAGCTGCTGAAGTTCCTGTTCTCCCTCGATGAGTCCGCGATCATCCACGACGGCTGGAACAAGCGGATCCTGCGCGAGTCCATGGACGGGATCCTCCCCGACATGATCTCCAAGCGGCGCAACAAGATCGGTTTCACCACGCCCGAGGGGGAGTGGTTCCGCTCGATCGCCCCGCAGCTGCGGGAGATCTTCGCCTCGCCGTCCTTCGCCGCGCGCCCCTACTTCGACGCCGCGAGCGTGCTGGCGCTGTTCGACGACTACATCGCCCATCCCGAGAACCACGGCACCCTGATGTTCTGGCGCTTGCTGAACGTCGAGCTGTGGATGCGCACCTTCTTCGACGATGCCGACGGTGCGGTCCGCGCGCTCGGCGGCTCGGCCGACGCCGACGCCGACGGCGCCCCCGCATCCGCGCCGGCGGCGGCCGCCGCGCCGGAGGCGGAGACCGAAGCGCCCAAGAGCGACTACGTCGCCAACCCCGGCAAGCAGCTCGATCTGGTCTCCGCTGCCGATGGACACCCCTGGCGCCGGCTGCCGCTGCAGACCGAGCTGGTGGCGCGCGGGGACGACATCGAGTCGCTCGCCCGGCAGCGGATCGAGCGCTTCGCCGCCGATCTCCCCGCCGACGCCGTGCCCGCAGGTGCGCCGTGGTACTTCGTGATCAGCGAGAAGATCATCGCGATCTCGCAGGGCCGCTCCTGGTTCACCTGGGAGGTCAGGCCGCGTCGCTCGGCGAAGGTGCTCAGCCGCTTCGTCAGCCGCACCCCGGCCGGCATCGGCCTGGGCGACCCAACCACCATGGAGCTGGCCATCCGCGAGGTCGGGCTGCCCCGCGTGCTCGCCGCCTCCGCCGCGGGCGCCGCCGGCAAGGTGGTGGGCCGCAGGGGACTGTTCTACGAGGTCGTCGGCGCGAACGTGCGAGCCATCGACGGCCCCACGCCCTACTCCGCCTTCCCCTCGAACGTCTCCGCCAAGCTCCCGCCGAAGGATCCGGATGCGGTCTCCGCACGGATCTCCGCCGCGATCCGCGCAGCGGACATCCCCGCCTCCCTGCGCGAGAGCTTCGTGGGCACCGTGGTGATGGATGCCAACGACATCGGGCGCAACGTCCTGGGGTCCGATGTGGCGACCCCGCACGAGCACCTCGAGGCGACCTTCGCCGACAATCCCCTCGGTCAGGGCCGCCAGCGCACCCCGATGGCGATCCTGGTGGATCTCGGCATCGCGTCACAGCGGTGA
- a CDS encoding AzlC family ABC transporter permease produces MTTASPGPRAARPSPSGTTAERLRSIRRNGLSIGVATGLYGISFGALATASGLDVWQAMVLSAVMFTGGSQFAFIGVVGGGGSALGAALASLLLGIRNTLYGLILAPSLPRGGFRGLARAHLTIDESAALAAGGASTAQKRAGFWAAGVSVYLFWNLFSLVGALAGQHIADPGAWGLDAAAAGAFIALLWPRLRSGEAVAVAVAAAFVALVTTPALPSGLPVLAAALVAVVAGLLPSRRGPVHRDGVEIEEEQR; encoded by the coding sequence ATGACGACCGCTTCACCCGGCCCGCGAGCGGCGCGCCCCTCCCCCTCGGGCACCACCGCCGAGCGCCTGCGCAGCATCCGTCGCAACGGCCTGTCCATCGGGGTCGCGACCGGTCTGTACGGCATCTCCTTCGGCGCGCTCGCGACGGCCTCGGGACTCGATGTCTGGCAGGCGATGGTGCTCTCGGCGGTGATGTTCACCGGCGGCAGCCAGTTCGCGTTCATCGGCGTGGTCGGCGGCGGCGGCTCCGCGCTCGGGGCGGCGCTGGCCTCGCTGCTGCTGGGCATCCGCAACACGCTGTACGGCCTGATCCTGGCCCCCTCGCTGCCGCGGGGCGGGTTCCGGGGTCTCGCCCGGGCGCACCTGACGATCGACGAGTCGGCCGCGCTGGCGGCCGGCGGCGCCAGCACCGCCCAGAAGCGGGCCGGGTTCTGGGCGGCGGGGGTATCGGTGTACCTCTTCTGGAACCTGTTCTCCCTGGTGGGGGCTCTCGCCGGGCAGCACATCGCGGATCCGGGAGCATGGGGCCTGGATGCGGCCGCGGCGGGGGCGTTCATCGCGCTGCTGTGGCCGCGCCTGCGCAGCGGGGAGGCGGTGGCGGTCGCGGTGGCCGCTGCCTTCGTGGCCCTGGTGACCACCCCGGCGCTGCCCTCGGGGCTGCCGGTGCTGGCGGCGGCGCTGGTGGCCGTGGTCGCAGGGCTGCTGCCCTCGCGGCGCGGGCCCGTCCACCGCGACGGAGTCGAGATCGAGGAGGAGCAGCGATGA